In Leptospira bouyouniensis, the following proteins share a genomic window:
- a CDS encoding STAS domain-containing protein produces MEINLKKNADAFVISISGSLDIYTSLDFKNFLETNIPNQPSTNLHVIINLEKLNYIDSSGIGMLIKQLNYVQELQGKFSIANMKPAIEKVFKVAGLTSYFQTIGEDEYREKYAV; encoded by the coding sequence ATGGAAATAAATCTGAAAAAGAATGCAGACGCCTTTGTGATCAGCATTTCTGGAAGTTTGGACATTTACACTTCCTTGGATTTTAAAAACTTCCTTGAAACCAATATCCCAAACCAACCTTCTACCAACCTTCACGTCATCATCAATCTAGAAAAACTCAACTACATTGACTCTTCTGGGATTGGAATGCTCATCAAACAGCTGAATTATGTCCAAGAATTGCAAGGGAAGTTCTCAATTGCGAATATGAAACCTGCGATTGAGAAGGTATTCAAAGTGGCTGGGCTTACCAGTTATTTCCAAACCATCGGGGAAGACGAATACCGCGAAAAATACGCGGTATAA
- a CDS encoding LIC_12936 family protein, producing MRTSFVLIFTFLFTMGLFAADEKNEPVSQANAHKLNPDGSIGLIPYNAKQQQKIERIGKEVDDYHAMINEKVKFLSFEKKIKDSRYGQVTSAREIHLPYEPRYVMHSRFVMKLKGGGGAEGGGFSLDEISFWSRKSLTEKGKDPITTYRELKNNTSGGVKGLVLSVRTVTNADDNTLNYEFEKIQSPWERLRLATAYRDRLREVARTIDRYIQAKGKLEAKMVSESILEVSVSGDFEEP from the coding sequence ATGCGTACCTCGTTTGTCTTAATTTTTACCTTCCTCTTCACCATGGGTCTTTTTGCCGCGGATGAAAAAAATGAACCTGTGAGCCAAGCTAATGCCCATAAACTGAATCCAGATGGAAGCATTGGACTCATTCCTTATAATGCAAAACAACAGCAGAAAATTGAGCGGATTGGCAAGGAAGTGGATGATTACCATGCCATGATCAACGAAAAAGTGAAATTCCTCAGTTTTGAGAAAAAAATCAAAGACAGTCGTTATGGACAAGTCACAAGTGCAAGAGAAATCCACCTCCCTTATGAACCACGATATGTGATGCACAGTCGTTTCGTGATGAAATTGAAAGGTGGTGGCGGTGCAGAAGGTGGCGGTTTTTCATTGGATGAAATCTCTTTCTGGTCCCGTAAATCGTTAACAGAAAAAGGAAAAGACCCAATCACAACCTACCGTGAGTTAAAAAACAATACTTCTGGTGGTGTGAAAGGACTCGTACTTTCTGTTCGCACAGTGACAAATGCTGATGATAACACATTGAATTATGAATTTGAAAAAATCCAAAGCCCTTGGGAAAGACTTCGATTAGCAACTGCTTACCGAGATAGACTTCGTGAAGTCGCACGAACCATTGACCGATACATCCAAGCAAAAGGAAAATTAGAAGCGAAAATGGTTTCTGAATCCATACTGGAAGTCTCTGTGAGTGGAGATTTCGAAGAACCATAA
- a CDS encoding type I phosphomannose isomerase catalytic subunit yields MEKVPKVLFVSPIYKEKIWGGRKLESQLGRKIPEGFIGESWEVSVYGSDISLIENPEFQNLPLTTLIQKAPNEVLGKPFANSGLPLLVKVIDAKEKLSVQVHPDDAYALEFDPKSKGKKECWYVLSADPGAELVVGFDINTSREEYESLVKKNLGESVLRKWKVKAGDVFLLNPGTIHAIGGGVVLLEVQQSSDSTYRVYDYGRIGDDGKPRELHLEKALSVLNFEKSNGNEKLEKIPLGFQPFPRYLFTSNDKFRLESWEFDQAQNFTFSSLAEPACFGIFFTTSGSVYFPELQRKVGPGETFFVTASGFSETISAYADPGTKLTFMSAGSDMVKFQF; encoded by the coding sequence ATGGAAAAGGTGCCAAAGGTTTTATTTGTTTCCCCAATTTACAAAGAAAAAATCTGGGGTGGTAGGAAATTAGAATCCCAATTGGGACGAAAGATCCCAGAAGGTTTCATTGGTGAATCATGGGAAGTTTCTGTTTACGGTTCCGATATTTCGCTCATTGAAAATCCAGAGTTTCAAAACCTCCCCTTAACTACACTCATCCAAAAAGCACCAAACGAAGTGCTTGGGAAACCATTTGCCAATTCTGGTTTACCCTTACTTGTCAAAGTCATTGATGCAAAAGAAAAACTTTCTGTTCAAGTCCACCCCGATGATGCTTATGCCTTGGAGTTTGATCCAAAATCAAAAGGGAAAAAAGAATGTTGGTACGTTTTGTCCGCAGATCCAGGTGCTGAACTTGTGGTTGGTTTTGACATCAATACAAGCCGAGAAGAATACGAATCTCTCGTTAAAAAGAACTTAGGTGAATCTGTTCTTAGGAAATGGAAAGTAAAAGCTGGTGATGTATTCCTCCTCAATCCAGGAACAATTCATGCCATCGGTGGTGGTGTAGTATTACTTGAAGTCCAACAATCATCTGATTCTACTTATCGTGTTTATGATTATGGAAGGATTGGTGATGATGGAAAACCAAGAGAACTTCACTTAGAAAAAGCACTCTCCGTTCTAAATTTTGAAAAATCAAATGGGAATGAGAAATTAGAAAAAATCCCATTAGGATTCCAACCTTTCCCTCGTTACCTGTTTACATCTAATGATAAATTTAGACTCGAGTCTTGGGAATTTGACCAAGCTCAAAATTTCACCTTTTCTTCGTTAGCTGAACCGGCTTGTTTCGGTATTTTTTTCACCACATCAGGTTCCGTGTATTTTCCAGAGCTTCAGCGAAAAGTGGGTCCAGGTGAAACGTTTTTTGTCACTGCATCCGGTTTTTCAGAAACCATTTCAGCTTATGCCGACCCAGGAACAAAACTTACTTTTATGTCTGCCGGATCAGATATGGTAAAATTTCAATTTTAG
- the mreD gene encoding rod shape-determining protein MreD yields the protein MILDKLFIIIGLLLAHFLNGSNVFELGNAVRPDFMVIFVVFFALRKGPMYGLWLGFFGGLLTDTALGGEIGGDNLVYYKIGLHSFSYAIVGYIVGKGLRSSYTENYISITIYILGLTFVSRLITYLLFLMFFHSNHSYSFLYVSLYNAFLGPALFFLFSWAYRLDGDEVRQ from the coding sequence ATGATTTTAGATAAGTTATTCATCATCATAGGTCTGTTACTTGCTCATTTTCTAAATGGTTCTAATGTGTTTGAACTCGGAAATGCTGTAAGACCAGATTTTATGGTGATTTTTGTTGTGTTTTTTGCACTCCGTAAAGGACCAATGTATGGACTATGGTTAGGTTTTTTCGGAGGCCTTCTCACAGACACCGCTCTCGGTGGTGAAATTGGTGGAGACAATCTTGTGTACTACAAAATTGGACTACATTCATTTTCCTATGCGATTGTTGGTTATATCGTTGGGAAAGGGCTTCGAAGTTCATATACAGAAAATTATATCTCCATAACAATCTACATTTTGGGACTCACGTTTGTTTCAAGGCTCATCACATACTTGTTGTTTCTGATGTTCTTTCATTCAAACCATAGTTATTCGTTTTTGTATGTTTCTCTTTATAATGCTTTCCTAGGTCCAGCTTTGTTCTTTTTGTTTTCATGGGCATATCGATTGGATGGAGATGAGGTGCGGCAATGA
- a CDS encoding pirin family protein — translation MTKSLTGHSKDLGDNFIIRRVLPALEKRSVGPFVFFDHFGPVPVVTGEELVVRAHPHIGLATITFLYDGVITHRDSLAIQMDIRPNETNWMVAGNGIVHSERSKFDPKYEVLEGIQTWIALPKEKETTNPSFQHLSESEIPIKKEKGLTFRLLGGKFLGLISNAVVHSPLFYADIDVKMEADAVEWNLSSEEEAGLYVSRGAIESGGESYTMGSMVLFEKGSKVTFKAKQNSRLMLLGGEPLKEKRHLYWNFVATDQSLIDEAKERWAKDEFPKVPGETDRIPLPN, via the coding sequence ATGACGAAATCTCTAACCGGACATTCAAAAGACTTGGGTGACAATTTTATCATTCGTCGCGTATTACCTGCCTTAGAAAAAAGATCTGTAGGACCCTTTGTTTTTTTTGATCACTTTGGACCCGTACCTGTTGTCACTGGGGAAGAACTTGTTGTCCGAGCGCATCCTCATATTGGACTTGCGACCATCACTTTTTTATATGATGGAGTGATTACACACCGTGATAGTTTGGCTATTCAAATGGACATTCGCCCAAATGAAACCAATTGGATGGTGGCGGGCAATGGAATTGTACACAGTGAGCGGTCAAAGTTCGATCCCAAATACGAAGTGTTAGAAGGAATTCAAACATGGATTGCATTGCCAAAAGAAAAAGAAACAACGAATCCAAGTTTCCAACATTTGTCAGAGTCAGAAATTCCTATTAAGAAGGAAAAAGGACTTACATTTCGCTTGTTAGGTGGAAAATTTCTAGGATTAATTTCAAATGCTGTGGTCCATTCTCCACTTTTTTATGCTGATATCGATGTAAAAATGGAAGCAGATGCAGTCGAATGGAATCTTTCCTCAGAGGAAGAGGCTGGACTTTATGTTTCCCGAGGAGCTATCGAATCGGGAGGAGAGTCCTATACAATGGGTTCAATGGTGTTGTTTGAAAAAGGCTCCAAAGTGACGTTTAAAGCCAAACAAAACAGCCGTTTAATGTTACTCGGAGGGGAACCTTTAAAAGAAAAACGCCACTTGTATTGGAACTTCGTTGCGACAGACCAATCTTTGATTGATGAAGCAAAGGAAAGATGGGCAAAGGATGAATTTCCAAAAGTTCCTGGCGAAACGGATCGAATACCTTTGCCCAACTAA
- a CDS encoding bifunctional riboflavin kinase/FAD synthetase encodes MKIIRSLESIQNEFPNGSSLTLGNFDGIHVGHQTLLLRTVEKAKELGIPSVVVTYFPNPSVVLGKKPNFKYLSSEKEKENLIRGFGIDYLLVLDFTLELSKMSAEDFLENIVIKALHAKHIVIGYNHFFGAERRGDFALLESNKFKYGYAVELREAVLKKDSKISSSLIRGFLDKGEMEEAKILLGRNYHITGIVVEGAKRGRSIGFPTANLKVPGDKLLPSVGVYACFVKFDGKDHKGMVNIGFNPTFDGLGLHVEVNIFGFDGNLYGKEIELEMVKKIRDEQKFDGIDALKVQLTIDKETSLRILQF; translated from the coding sequence TTGAAAATTATTCGCTCTTTAGAATCGATCCAAAATGAATTTCCCAACGGCTCTTCGTTGACTCTTGGAAATTTTGATGGAATCCATGTCGGCCACCAAACACTTTTGTTACGGACTGTTGAGAAAGCAAAAGAACTTGGAATTCCTTCCGTCGTTGTGACTTACTTTCCAAATCCGTCTGTTGTACTTGGTAAAAAACCAAATTTCAAATACCTTTCCTCTGAAAAAGAAAAAGAAAATCTCATCCGCGGTTTTGGGATTGATTATTTACTTGTATTAGATTTTACCTTGGAACTTTCTAAAATGTCTGCTGAAGACTTTTTAGAGAACATTGTGATCAAAGCTCTTCATGCAAAACACATTGTGATTGGATACAATCATTTTTTTGGTGCAGAACGTCGTGGAGATTTTGCTCTTCTTGAATCCAATAAATTTAAGTATGGTTATGCGGTGGAACTCCGAGAAGCTGTCTTGAAAAAAGATAGTAAAATATCTTCGTCTCTCATCAGGGGATTCCTCGACAAAGGGGAAATGGAAGAAGCAAAAATCCTACTTGGACGGAATTACCATATCACAGGAATCGTAGTAGAAGGTGCCAAACGTGGTCGCTCTATTGGTTTTCCGACTGCCAATCTAAAAGTTCCTGGTGATAAACTCCTACCTTCTGTAGGTGTATATGCTTGTTTTGTCAAATTTGATGGAAAAGACCATAAAGGAATGGTAAACATTGGATTCAATCCCACCTTTGATGGGTTAGGTTTGCATGTGGAAGTGAACATCTTTGGCTTTGATGGAAATTTGTATGGCAAAGAAATCGAATTAGAGATGGTAAAAAAAATCCGAGACGAACAAAAGTTCGACGGAATCGATGCCTTAAAAGTCCAACTCACAATAGACAAAGAAACTAGTTTGCGAATTTTGCAATTTTAG
- the mrdA gene encoding penicillin-binding protein 2 yields MSQSASEFRLEASFRKRLYFFTGMIVFTLTAYILQLFNLQIVQGSENSLKAERFVRRSESIPADRGNIFDRNFLTPETSQPLVSNSASLDVILNTSLLKNDAKKVKEFIYKFCEALSIPIVYYEKELQESRLIKKIRSREPFVLLEGISREQQERILVLDNINRYVYLVSSPARVYHMGPALSHVTGYVGKPTTSDLQEKEIKTYQLIGKGGIESLYDTTLRGLDGFRIQKRNTEGNIEEERVIEHSVPGNNLILTIDRDMQIAAYKALKGVRGTVLAIKATTGEVLAMASNPAYDPNILSGKNKLERSNHFTRVTNNGGFLNLAIQSRFPPASTFKTLVGLAAMESEHKINYDPKQTFSCPASFTLKSTFKGVPDQVFYNWDKKNHGELNLAQALEKSNSVYFYQLGYKLGAEPILAYSRLFGLDKKTGIDLPGETTGFIPSSDWKKRTYGNKWFDGDTVNLSIGQGFISVTPIEMALFYMAVVNNGKIYKPYIVSEIRSPLDNSLIQKTEPTILRDIPLKKSTVEALKEGLYLVGYSGTASGVLNSPTLPEIAGKTGTAQTRRRGASSSNHAWFIGYAPVNAPVEKQILVAAFVEYGVGGAASAAPAAREVFKAAFPPGSFPRTDRSRAKTMEEEAPVEQEAF; encoded by the coding sequence ATGAGCCAGTCGGCATCTGAATTTCGTTTAGAAGCAAGTTTCCGTAAACGTTTGTATTTTTTTACAGGAATGATTGTCTTTACGTTAACTGCTTATATATTACAATTATTCAACTTACAAATTGTACAAGGGAGTGAAAACTCTCTCAAAGCCGAACGATTTGTTCGTCGCAGTGAATCCATTCCTGCTGATCGTGGTAATATTTTTGATCGTAACTTTTTAACACCAGAAACAAGCCAACCTCTTGTGTCCAACTCCGCTTCCCTGGATGTGATCCTCAATACAAGTTTACTAAAAAACGATGCCAAAAAAGTAAAAGAATTCATTTATAAATTCTGCGAAGCTCTTTCGATTCCTATCGTTTATTACGAAAAAGAATTACAAGAATCTCGCCTCATCAAAAAAATTCGATCGAGAGAACCTTTTGTTTTACTCGAAGGGATCTCAAGGGAACAACAAGAACGAATTTTAGTATTAGATAATATCAATCGTTATGTCTATCTTGTGTCCTCACCTGCCCGAGTATACCATATGGGACCTGCACTCTCGCATGTGACAGGTTATGTGGGAAAACCAACAACAAGTGACTTACAAGAAAAAGAAATCAAAACCTACCAATTAATTGGAAAAGGTGGAATCGAATCTTTGTATGACACAACACTCAGAGGACTCGATGGGTTTCGTATCCAAAAACGAAACACAGAAGGCAATATTGAAGAAGAACGAGTCATTGAACATTCTGTACCTGGTAATAATTTAATCCTTACCATTGACAGAGATATGCAAATTGCCGCTTACAAGGCACTAAAGGGTGTTAGGGGAACGGTCCTTGCCATCAAAGCAACAACTGGAGAAGTGTTGGCAATGGCATCAAACCCAGCCTATGATCCCAATATTTTGTCAGGAAAAAACAAACTCGAAAGATCAAATCACTTCACCAGAGTCACAAACAATGGTGGATTTTTGAACTTAGCAATCCAATCTAGGTTCCCACCTGCTTCTACTTTCAAAACTCTGGTGGGTCTTGCCGCCATGGAAAGTGAACACAAAATCAATTATGATCCCAAACAAACTTTCTCTTGCCCTGCAAGTTTCACTTTAAAATCAACCTTTAAAGGTGTACCGGACCAAGTATTTTATAACTGGGATAAAAAAAATCACGGTGAATTAAACTTAGCGCAAGCCTTAGAAAAATCCAATTCGGTTTACTTTTACCAATTGGGTTATAAACTGGGAGCAGAACCAATTCTCGCCTACTCAAGATTATTCGGTTTAGATAAAAAAACTGGAATCGATTTGCCGGGAGAAACCACTGGATTTATCCCAAGCTCCGATTGGAAAAAAAGAACCTACGGCAACAAATGGTTTGATGGGGATACTGTAAACTTATCAATCGGGCAAGGATTTATCTCTGTTACACCTATTGAGATGGCTTTGTTTTATATGGCAGTTGTCAACAATGGAAAAATTTACAAACCGTACATTGTGTCCGAAATTAGAAGCCCACTTGATAACTCCCTCATCCAAAAAACGGAACCAACAATCTTACGTGATATCCCACTCAAAAAATCCACAGTGGAAGCCTTAAAAGAAGGATTATATTTAGTTGGTTATTCAGGAACTGCATCTGGAGTTTTGAATTCTCCAACCTTACCTGAAATTGCAGGAAAAACAGGAACGGCTCAAACAAGGCGTAGGGGTGCATCATCTTCCAATCACGCTTGGTTTATTGGGTATGCACCTGTGAATGCGCCTGTCGAAAAACAAATATTAGTTGCTGCCTTCGTAGAATATGGTGTAGGTGGTGCGGCATCAGCGGCGCCTGCAGCAAGAGAAGTGTTTAAGGCAGCATTCCCACCAGGTTCCTTCCCTAGAACGGATAGATCCCGTGCCAAAACCATGGAAGAAGAAGCACCAGTCGAACAAGAGGCATTTTAA
- a CDS encoding family 43 glycosylhydrolase yields the protein MNKQNIYWQLYQDDPIIKPGFPSPILADPSFLFPEDCPDGLWHLFAHNIFGVLEYVSEDGIQWKKRKSIVRNAMRPFVFFENGTYYLYYEKYKFLHVLMSWFPYRKWKSHIEVKTSKDLVNWSDAKTVIVPKFPFHKDPNFGESVSNPCLVKFGNRYRMYFSSALVMIPDCGFCEPKYITVAESNSPLGPFSYFSEPIISPNEMDPFCNLGAGSIKVIPWKGRYLGFQNGIFWNPVRKESCSAILFLQSEDGINFDRINHTPILGPTGKGWKASHVYACDVKYSEAEKIFILYFNARDKAHWTKGKEAIGLFVGKVEETIGNAKSQSKSKLASHSNRNSSSKSHTFTKSKDKFNQTSKLKVKSKSKDSAKKKRTKPKPKKSKTK from the coding sequence TTGAACAAACAAAATATCTATTGGCAACTCTACCAAGATGATCCCATCATCAAACCAGGATTCCCATCTCCAATCCTGGCTGATCCAAGTTTTTTATTCCCTGAGGATTGTCCAGACGGACTCTGGCATTTATTTGCGCATAACATCTTTGGTGTGTTAGAGTATGTTTCAGAAGATGGAATTCAATGGAAAAAAAGGAAGTCCATCGTTCGGAATGCGATGCGACCTTTTGTTTTTTTTGAGAATGGAACTTACTATTTGTATTATGAAAAATACAAATTTTTACATGTTCTGATGTCTTGGTTTCCCTATCGAAAATGGAAATCTCACATAGAAGTAAAAACAAGTAAAGATCTAGTGAATTGGTCGGATGCAAAAACTGTCATTGTGCCAAAATTTCCTTTCCACAAAGATCCAAACTTTGGTGAATCTGTCAGTAATCCTTGCCTTGTGAAATTTGGGAATCGGTACAGAATGTACTTTTCATCCGCGTTAGTGATGATCCCTGATTGTGGATTTTGTGAACCAAAGTACATTACAGTAGCGGAATCAAATTCCCCTCTTGGTCCCTTTTCGTATTTTTCAGAACCCATCATTTCACCGAATGAGATGGATCCATTTTGTAATTTAGGAGCAGGCTCGATTAAGGTCATCCCTTGGAAAGGCAGGTATTTAGGTTTTCAAAATGGAATTTTTTGGAACCCAGTAAGAAAGGAATCTTGTTCTGCGATTCTATTTTTACAAAGTGAAGATGGGATCAATTTTGATCGGATCAATCATACTCCCATTCTTGGTCCTACTGGAAAAGGTTGGAAGGCAAGTCATGTCTATGCATGTGATGTAAAATACTCGGAAGCAGAAAAGATTTTTATCCTTTATTTTAATGCAAGAGACAAAGCCCATTGGACAAAAGGAAAAGAAGCCATTGGACTCTTTGTAGGTAAGGTAGAAGAAACAATAGGGAATGCTAAATCACAATCCAAATCGAAGTTAGCTTCTCACTCGAATCGAAATTCTAGTTCTAAGTCTCATACATTTACCAAATCCAAAGATAAGTTCAATCAAACTTCCAAACTTAAGGTAAAATCTAAATCGAAAGATTCTGCAAAAAAGAAACGAACAAAACCAAAACCAAAGAAGTCTAAAACCAAATGA
- a CDS encoding LIC10729 family protein, whose product MLPLKLRILLLTAIFLSNIGTLFADDSSIPKQEFGLEEGLLPEDISTFPELKTWAIYQSYELEPDSPHLGLQDSICRMVPESGLRFLLEKPSNTKSTVYLYLDLTKYRPLRGSKFKPRKLKILVNGKPKRSILTEKHHGFQNPVEIPLEPSEYPDGKIYVELLPSQNSVGRFWGIWDAFLVENRLDEKE is encoded by the coding sequence GTGTTACCATTGAAACTACGAATCCTACTCCTAACGGCAATCTTTTTATCAAACATAGGTACACTCTTCGCAGATGATTCCTCCATTCCCAAACAGGAATTTGGACTAGAAGAAGGATTACTACCAGAAGACATTTCCACATTCCCAGAACTCAAAACCTGGGCGATTTACCAGTCCTACGAGTTAGAACCAGATTCCCCTCATCTGGGATTACAAGATTCAATCTGTCGGATGGTCCCGGAATCAGGTCTTCGGTTTTTACTCGAAAAACCAAGTAATACGAAATCCACTGTTTATCTCTATTTGGACTTAACCAAATACCGTCCGTTGCGGGGTTCTAAATTCAAACCGCGGAAATTAAAAATCCTTGTGAATGGGAAACCCAAACGTTCCATCCTCACAGAAAAACACCATGGATTTCAAAATCCTGTGGAAATCCCGCTGGAACCTTCTGAATACCCAGATGGAAAGATTTACGTGGAACTTTTACCGAGCCAGAATTCAGTGGGACGTTTCTGGGGGATTTGGGATGCGTTTCTGGTGGAAAATCGTTTGGACGAAAAGGAGTGA
- a CDS encoding J domain-containing protein: MPPQNTNLYEVLEIPFGATTEEIKSSFRRLAKLYHPDIPFTGSYAKFQSIYFAYQTLTGVMRKQYDEEFKKNYAMAFLKRKLEEHPIVLPVSRVRFTTGMIELAKRGLMRKGFRNKDRRKVTGIDYDLVIDLKESEIQRPIIVVIPLTVRIVCRDCMGSDPHCAACSGRGSYKGYSKLKVEFPVSSLIPSKIFEFDLSKFRPNSFTHFKKKYLRVKLLVHKNIPLRTKTAV, encoded by the coding sequence ATGCCACCACAAAACACCAATCTTTACGAAGTACTAGAAATCCCTTTCGGAGCCACGACGGAAGAAATCAAATCTTCTTTCCGTCGTCTTGCCAAACTTTATCATCCCGATATCCCTTTCACTGGGTCTTATGCCAAGTTCCAATCAATTTACTTTGCATACCAGACACTAACGGGTGTTATGAGAAAACAGTATGATGAAGAGTTTAAAAAAAATTATGCCATGGCTTTTTTAAAACGAAAACTAGAAGAACATCCTATCGTTTTACCCGTTTCGCGAGTAAGATTTACCACTGGGATGATTGAACTTGCGAAACGTGGGTTAATGAGAAAAGGTTTTCGAAATAAGGACAGAAGGAAAGTCACAGGGATTGATTATGATTTGGTGATTGATTTAAAGGAATCAGAAATACAAAGACCTATCATTGTCGTCATCCCGCTCACGGTTCGAATTGTTTGCCGAGATTGTATGGGAAGTGACCCACACTGTGCTGCCTGTAGTGGCCGAGGGAGTTATAAAGGGTATAGCAAATTAAAAGTAGAATTTCCGGTTTCTTCTCTAATCCCTTCAAAAATTTTTGAGTTTGATCTTTCTAAATTCCGTCCAAATTCCTTCACACATTTTAAGAAAAAATACCTTCGGGTCAAACTCTTAGTACATAAAAATATCCCTTTACGGACAAAGACCGCGGTCTAA
- the rodA gene encoding rod shape-determining protein RodA produces the protein MADRNTEKLDYFLIFSVVLVAMAGVLTLYTQEANTADALGRWYKQFSFVFVGLISMWFMSRINYQLIGSYALFIYLFSIFLLVITLIPGIGYLPSGRGARSWLKLGPITLQASEFSKLATVILLGQYLVMKEKEMHKITVLIIPFIICLVPMLFIILQPDFGTAVSFLPMLFTMLYLGGADILHVGSLLTFGGISLMVPMYLAYSQLTLIQPLIDLLRKDNKTELVSLVNQLQGKIWLILDGKKVSGLTLPGIENPKNLQMIREAADIVKEEYASIGYKILSNEAFMFGLGGTLTLISLVMIFIRIARGSRHLRNYYITIGILGLSVLSAIAVHKSIPFRENQVIRLTAFLNPDQFKQGAGYQLRASKPAVGSGKVFGKGLFHGEMTEGRIPHVPESGTDFIFASWAEQTGFFGSVLLLFFLMSIPLRGLQISFESKDRFGSLLAAGIVAMIFFHIAINVGIVIGLLPVTGVPLTFMSYGGSHLVMAMTAVGIILSIKKRKFAN, from the coding sequence ATGGCTGATCGTAATACAGAAAAACTCGATTATTTTTTAATATTTTCCGTTGTACTTGTGGCAATGGCCGGTGTTCTCACCCTTTATACTCAAGAGGCAAACACGGCAGATGCTTTAGGTCGTTGGTACAAACAATTTTCATTTGTATTTGTTGGTCTCATATCTATGTGGTTTATGTCGAGGATCAATTACCAATTGATTGGTTCGTATGCGCTCTTTATTTATCTATTTTCCATTTTCCTTCTTGTGATCACCCTTATCCCAGGAATTGGATACCTTCCTTCGGGTCGAGGAGCAAGGTCATGGCTAAAACTTGGTCCTATCACCTTACAAGCATCAGAATTTTCCAAACTTGCCACTGTAATTTTACTGGGTCAATACCTCGTAATGAAAGAAAAAGAAATGCACAAAATTACGGTTCTTATCATACCGTTTATCATTTGTTTGGTGCCAATGCTTTTTATCATATTACAACCAGATTTTGGAACCGCAGTTTCCTTTTTACCGATGTTATTCACCATGCTGTATTTAGGTGGTGCCGATATTTTACATGTTGGTTCCCTTCTCACTTTTGGTGGAATTTCACTGATGGTACCAATGTACCTTGCTTACTCACAACTCACTCTCATCCAACCACTCATTGATTTACTTCGCAAAGACAATAAAACAGAACTTGTCTCACTTGTGAACCAACTCCAAGGAAAAATTTGGTTGATCTTGGATGGGAAAAAAGTATCCGGACTCACACTTCCTGGAATAGAGAATCCCAAAAACCTTCAGATGATCCGTGAAGCTGCAGATATTGTCAAAGAGGAATATGCAAGCATAGGTTATAAAATTTTGTCAAATGAAGCCTTTATGTTTGGTCTTGGTGGCACACTAACACTTATTAGTCTTGTCATGATTTTCATTCGTATCGCACGTGGTTCCCGCCATCTTAGAAATTATTATATCACCATAGGAATATTGGGACTTTCTGTTCTTTCCGCTATCGCTGTACACAAATCCATTCCATTCCGTGAAAACCAAGTGATCCGTCTTACAGCTTTTTTAAACCCTGATCAATTCAAACAAGGTGCAGGTTACCAACTCCGAGCCTCCAAACCTGCTGTTGGTTCTGGTAAGGTCTTTGGAAAAGGACTGTTCCATGGAGAGATGACAGAAGGCAGAATCCCACATGTTCCCGAATCGGGTACGGACTTTATCTTTGCATCATGGGCAGAACAAACTGGATTTTTTGGAAGTGTTCTATTATTATTCTTTTTGATGTCTATCCCACTGCGTGGATTACAAATCAGTTTTGAAAGTAAGGATAGGTTTGGATCACTACTTGCTGCAGGGATAGTTGCCATGATTTTTTTCCATATTGCCATCAATGTGGGCATTGTGATTGGACTTCTTCCAGTAACAGGTGTTCCACTCACATTTATGAGTTATGGTGGATCCCATTTAGTGATGGCGATGACAGCCGTTGGTATTATTTTATCGATTAAAAAACGTAAGTTCGCCAACTAA